In one window of Candidatus Epulonipiscium sp. DNA:
- a CDS encoding putative sulfate exporter family transporter, giving the protein MTFIKNYSGGILLTFLLSLLSAFISSLLPYNLISAGVFALLIGMVLNPTISKYKIFEQGLGFTAKKILKFAIILMGVSLSFFQVLEVGKFSLFVMTFTLLAAFGGGYLLGKLFKMDWKLSGLISAGTGICGGSAIAAIAPVIDAEDSDVAYAISATFIFDVAMIVLFPIMGRYFNMTDLGYGLWAGTAVNDTSSVVAAGYAFSDAAGEFATIVKLTRTLSIIPTVLIFSYINEKTSILNGSAISPTHKKVDLKKIFPWFILMFLMVVGIKSMGIIPQGISQSLSSISKLFMVMSLGAIGLRTNFKKLAKSGFMPMLHGFLISLLVVLVSFLVQLFIGQM; this is encoded by the coding sequence ATGACATTTATTAAAAATTACTCCGGCGGCATTTTACTTACATTTTTGCTTTCTTTGCTTTCTGCTTTTATAAGTAGTTTACTCCCTTATAATCTTATAAGTGCAGGAGTTTTTGCATTGCTAATTGGTATGGTTCTTAATCCCACCATCTCAAAATACAAGATTTTCGAACAGGGACTGGGATTCACAGCTAAAAAAATACTCAAATTTGCAATCATTCTAATGGGGGTATCCCTTAGTTTTTTCCAAGTTCTAGAAGTGGGTAAATTCTCTTTGTTCGTTATGACCTTTACCCTTTTGGCTGCTTTTGGCGGAGGGTATTTATTAGGGAAGTTATTTAAGATGGATTGGAAATTATCGGGGCTTATATCTGCCGGTACAGGAATATGTGGCGGTTCTGCGATCGCCGCTATTGCTCCGGTTATCGATGCCGAGGATAGTGATGTAGCATATGCCATATCTGCAACTTTTATATTTGATGTGGCAATGATTGTTCTTTTTCCTATTATGGGACGTTATTTCAATATGACTGATTTGGGGTATGGACTCTGGGCAGGCACTGCAGTCAACGATACTTCTTCTGTCGTAGCGGCAGGATACGCTTTTTCAGATGCTGCCGGTGAATTTGCCACCATTGTTAAACTCACTAGAACCTTATCCATCATTCCCACGGTTTTAATCTTTTCGTATATAAACGAAAAAACTTCCATTCTAAATGGAAGTGCTATCAGTCCTACCCATAAAAAAGTGGACCTAAAGAAAATTTTCCCTTGGTTCATCCTTATGTTTCTTATGGTTGTCGGAATTAAAAGTATGGGGATTATACCTCAAGGCATTAGCCAATCTCTTTCCTCCATAAGCAAGCTGTTTATGGTTATGTCCCTAGGGGCTATAGGACTTAGGACAAATTTTAAAAAGCTTGCAAAGTCGGGATTTATGCCTATGCTCCATGGATTTCTAATTTCCTTATTGGTAGTGCTAGTTTCATTCTTAGTTCAATTATTCATTGGACAGATGTAA